DNA from Mucilaginibacter mallensis:
ATCCATAAATAAGGTGGTGTGGAATGGTGATCAGCTAATTTCTGTAAGCGACGATAAAAAAATAATTATCTGGGATATAAAATTCCATTAATTACCACAGCAATGCAGTATGGCGTTTAATTGAATGAAAATCGTGTGTATAGCGCTTTAATTCTTCTGAATAGATCCCCTTCTCATCAATAATATCAATCTTCACTTTGCCCGAGGCATGGATTATCTTCTCATTTTTCAGGATTATCCCCACGTGTACTACACGGCCATCTTTATTATGAAAAAAAGCAAGGTCGCCTAAATTCGCTTCGTATAAATTAGGGATAGTATCGCCTTGTTCAGCCTGTAAACTGGCATCACGCTTTAAGTTTATACCGTACAGCCTATAAACAGCTTGTGTAAAGCCCGAGCAATCGATACCAAAATGTGTACGGCCGCCCCATAAATACGGCGCATTTAAAAAAGATTTTGCTGTATTTGTAAAGTTTTCAATATCTCCTTTAGGTCCAAGTATTTCAAATTTTTCATTACCTATTTTACAGCTATTACCTTCAAAAAAAGCAAGTGAACTGGCTATAGGTAAATACAAAATAGTGTTATCAGATTTTTTCCAGGCCTGGGTTACAGCACCATAGGTTAAGGGGGCTTTCTCGCGTTTAAGCTGCAGCCAGCCCATGTGGCTAAGCATGGTAAACTGTAACCGGCCTATCCAACCTGTATAATTATCGGCGTTTGTAGTTACAAGTACCCATTTTTCAGCCCATTCTAAAATTTCAAATGCTTCACCAAATAATATCTGTGATATCATTTCGCTTTGTTCATTTGGTGCAGCACGCATGGGAACTACCGCTAAATTACAAATACCGTATTCCATATATAAGAAATAGACGCTTCTAGAAGTATAATAGTTTAATTAGGATACAATATAAAAAAAGGAAGACATAAAGCCTTCCTTTTTTATAAATTTCCTAAATATAAATAAAAAGTATTATTCATTCATGTGAAGCCATTCTTTTTTGGCAATCAGTTCTTCTTCTGTTTCACGCACGTTTTCATCATCTACACAGCAATCAACAGGGCAAACAGCAGCACACTGTGGCTCATCATGAAAACCAACACACTCTGTACATTTGTCAGGTACTATATAATAAATATCGTCAGATAAAGCAGCTTGTGCTTCTTCTGCATCCAAAGTAACGCCATCGCCAAAATCAATAACGCCTTTTAAACCTGTACCATCTGAAAACCGCCATGCCGCTCCTGCATCATAAATAGCATTATTTGGGCACTCTGGTTCGCAGGCTCCGCAGTTAATGCATTCATCGGTGATTATAATCGCCATATTTTTCTAAATATCTTATATTCTCAATTAACTTTGCCCCGTAATTAAACAGGGAACGCAAATATAACAAAAAAACACTTCAAGGGTTTAAATACATACCATTTATATGTCAAAATTCAATGCAATAGCATTAACAGATACTTTAGCAGCATTAGGAGAACAGTTAAGCAGTCCTGATGAACAGTTAACCGAGCTTATCAACAATGAACTATATTACAACGCATGGTTCACTCCTGATAATGTGGCAAAAGCCGTAACATCCATAGGCGCCATGCTAAATACAGCCGATATTACAACATGGCTCAGCAAATACAACCTCGATAACCGGGGCAATAAAAAAGTAGGCTTAATATTGGCAGGCAACATACCGCTGGTGGGTTTCCATGATGTGTTGTGCGTACTGGCTACTGGCAATCACGCGCTTATCAAATCATCATCGCAGGACAGCCGTATGATTAAATATGTGCTTAACCTGCTGGTTGAGTTAGATAACAGCTTTGCCAGCCAGTTTAGTTTTATTGAACGACTGGAAAACTTTGATGCGGTTATAGCCACCGGCAGTAATAACACTTCGCGTTATTTTGAATATTATTTCGGCAAAGTTCCAAACATCATCCGTAAAAACAGGAACAGTATAGCCGTATTATCAGGCAATGAAACAGCTGAACAGCTGCATGAACTCGGGCATGATATTTTTGATTATTATGGCCTCGGATGCCGCAATGTGTCAAAAGTACTGGTCCCCGAAGGTTATAACTTCAATTTCTTTTTCGAGTCGATACAAGATTATGAACAGATCATCAATCATCATAAATACAATAACAACTACGACTATAACAAGTCTATATACCTTGTAAACCGCGACGATCATTTTGACAATGGCTTCCTCCTGCTTAAAAAGGATGACAGGTTCACCTCGCCCCTAGCTGTTTTATTTTATGGCAATTATACTGATGTACAGTCGGTACAAGATCTGATAAACACTGAAAGCGAAAAGATACAATGTGTGGTTAGCGCGATACCATTGCAGGTAACAAACCAAGTGGTAGGCTTTGGTGAAAGCCAGCAGCCCCAATTATGGGATTACGCCGATGGTATTGATACGATGAATTTCTTGTCAAATCTTTAAAATAAGAATATCTTTGGGAACGGTCATTAGTCACTTGTCATTAGTCATTGGTAAAATTTACCCGCACGAACTAATGACCAATGACTCAATGACCAATGACTAAAAAAAATGTATATAATTAAAGTTAAAGGCGTAGCTAAAATACCCGATTACGTACAGTTAAGGGACGATAAATTTACGCTGCTGGCTTATTTCAGGGTCGACAGGCCTGAAAAATCACTGGATAAGGCCGGGCTTGGTGATAAGACCGATTACATAATGAATATTGTTAAAGAACTGCCGTTTGGGCAGATATTAAAGTTAGACCTGTAACATGATTGGAAACTCTATTATAAAGCTAAGCGGTGTTGATATTTTTCAGCAAAAGCACCTGGTGTTATCAAACGTTAACCTGCATATTGATAAAAATGATTTTGTATGGCTTATTGGCCAAACCGGATCAGGTAAAAGCAGCTTGCTAAAGGTTATTTATGGCGATCTGAGCATTTCATCAGGCAGCGGTATTGCTTGCGGCTACGATCTTAACAAACTTGGGAGCAAGGAAATTCCTTTTCTTCGCCGTAAACTGGGTATAGTTTTCCAGGATTTTCAGTTACTTACCGACCGCTCGGTTGAGCAAAACCTGCATTTTGTAATGCGCGCCACCGGCTGGACAGATAAAAAATTAATAGCCGACCGTACACTTGATGTTTTGGAGAAGGTAGGCCTGCGTTCTAAATTAAAGAAAATGCCGCATGAGCTTTCAGGCGGTGAGCAGCAGCGCGTAGTAATTGCCCGAGCTTTGCTTAACGACCCCGAAATTATCCTGGCAGATGAGCCAACAGGCAACCTCGACCCTGATACATCCGAAGAAATTGTATTGCTGCTTAAACAAATAGGCCAGCAATTAGGCACCGCGGTAATTATTGCCACGCATGATTATCATATCATCCGTACATTCCCTTCGCGCATTATTAAATGCGAAAACAGTAAGGTTTTGGAAGATGTGCAGATAGCTTAGTTAATTCAAAAGTTAAAATTCAAAATTCAAAAACTGACGCTGCCTGTCAGTATGCAGGTGAGGTATGTCAGTACTACACCAAACTCATGTAATACGCTGACAGCTTGTCGTTATTTAAACAATGGCAAGATACTTGTCTTGCACTATTTACTTATAATATTAATATGCTTAAGAAGAAACACACAGAAAATACAGAAACACCGGAAGAAGGTGTAATAGATGAAAATATACAGGGTACCGAAGCAGAAGCAGCACCAAAAGGCCCGTCTGCAGAGGATAAACTGAAGGAAGAATTATCGGCAGCCAATGACAAATACCTGCGTTTGTTTGCCGAGTTTGATAAC
Protein-coding regions in this window:
- a CDS encoding acyl-CoA reductase, yielding MSKFNAIALTDTLAALGEQLSSPDEQLTELINNELYYNAWFTPDNVAKAVTSIGAMLNTADITTWLSKYNLDNRGNKKVGLILAGNIPLVGFHDVLCVLATGNHALIKSSSQDSRMIKYVLNLLVELDNSFASQFSFIERLENFDAVIATGSNNTSRYFEYYFGKVPNIIRKNRNSIAVLSGNETAEQLHELGHDIFDYYGLGCRNVSKVLVPEGYNFNFFFESIQDYEQIINHHKYNNNYDYNKSIYLVNRDDHFDNGFLLLKKDDRFTSPLAVLFYGNYTDVQSVQDLINTESEKIQCVVSAIPLQVTNQVVGFGESQQPQLWDYADGIDTMNFLSNL
- a CDS encoding C40 family peptidase, which codes for MEYGICNLAVVPMRAAPNEQSEMISQILFGEAFEILEWAEKWVLVTTNADNYTGWIGRLQFTMLSHMGWLQLKREKAPLTYGAVTQAWKKSDNTILYLPIASSLAFFEGNSCKIGNEKFEILGPKGDIENFTNTAKSFLNAPYLWGGRTHFGIDCSGFTQAVYRLYGINLKRDASLQAEQGDTIPNLYEANLGDLAFFHNKDGRVVHVGIILKNEKIIHASGKVKIDIIDEKGIYSEELKRYTHDFHSIKRHTALLW
- a CDS encoding fructose-6-phosphate aldolase, which encodes MYIIKVKGVAKIPDYVQLRDDKFTLLAYFRVDRPEKSLDKAGLGDKTDYIMNIVKELPFGQILKLDL
- a CDS encoding 4Fe-4S dicluster domain-containing protein; this translates as MAIIITDECINCGACEPECPNNAIYDAGAAWRFSDGTGLKGVIDFGDGVTLDAEEAQAALSDDIYYIVPDKCTECVGFHDEPQCAAVCPVDCCVDDENVRETEEELIAKKEWLHMNE
- a CDS encoding cell division ATP-binding protein FtsE translates to MIGNSIIKLSGVDIFQQKHLVLSNVNLHIDKNDFVWLIGQTGSGKSSLLKVIYGDLSISSGSGIACGYDLNKLGSKEIPFLRRKLGIVFQDFQLLTDRSVEQNLHFVMRATGWTDKKLIADRTLDVLEKVGLRSKLKKMPHELSGGEQQRVVIARALLNDPEIILADEPTGNLDPDTSEEIVLLLKQIGQQLGTAVIIATHDYHIIRTFPSRIIKCENSKVLEDVQIA